In Streptomyces capitiformicae, one genomic interval encodes:
- a CDS encoding GMC family oxidoreductase, whose translation MSSGEFDYVVVGGGTAGNVVAARLSEDPSVTVCVLEAGPSDVGDDDVLKLERWMGLLESGYDWDYPVEAQASGNSFMRHARAKVLGGCSSHNSCIAFWAPAEDLDDWAAAGCTGWSAADLFPLYQRLENNDAPGDHHGRTGPVKLRTLKGEDPCGNALLEACAQAGIPTTPFNTGKTVIRGANWFQINSDENNIRQSSSVAYLHPIMGKRPNLEVRTGVRAKKLVLDGRRCVGAEYLDPDLIHTRTVRARREVIVSCGAIDTPKLLMLSGIGPAEQLREVGVDVVVDSAGVGENLQDHPEGVIMWEAKQPMTTTSSQWWEAGIFYDTEPGLDRPDLMFHYGSVPFDMNTARHGYPTSENAFCLTPNVTRAKSRGTVRLRTRDYRDKPKVDPQYFSHEHDVRVMTYGLRLARQIAAQPALAKWAGAELAPGPGVRSDEELLDYIHKTHNTVYHPACTVKMGADDDPAAPLDARLRVKGVEGLRVADGSVMPDLVTVNPCITTMMIGEKCADLLRAGA comes from the coding sequence GTGAGCTCAGGAGAATTCGATTACGTCGTGGTCGGCGGCGGCACCGCGGGAAACGTGGTCGCGGCCCGGCTCTCCGAGGATCCGTCGGTCACGGTGTGCGTACTGGAGGCGGGACCCAGTGACGTCGGCGACGACGACGTCCTGAAGCTGGAACGCTGGATGGGCCTGCTGGAGTCCGGCTACGACTGGGACTACCCGGTCGAGGCGCAGGCCAGCGGCAACAGCTTCATGCGGCACGCGAGGGCGAAGGTCCTCGGCGGCTGTTCCTCCCACAACTCCTGTATCGCCTTCTGGGCTCCGGCGGAGGACCTCGACGACTGGGCAGCGGCGGGCTGTACGGGCTGGTCGGCGGCCGACCTCTTCCCGCTCTACCAACGCCTGGAGAACAACGACGCGCCCGGCGACCACCACGGCCGCACCGGCCCGGTGAAGCTGCGCACACTCAAGGGCGAGGACCCGTGCGGGAACGCGCTGCTCGAGGCGTGCGCGCAGGCGGGGATACCTACGACGCCGTTCAACACCGGAAAGACCGTGATCCGGGGCGCCAACTGGTTCCAGATCAACTCCGACGAGAACAACATCCGGCAGTCCTCGTCGGTGGCGTATCTGCACCCGATCATGGGCAAACGACCGAACCTGGAGGTGCGGACCGGGGTACGGGCGAAAAAGCTGGTGCTGGACGGGCGGCGCTGCGTCGGCGCCGAGTATCTGGACCCGGACCTGATCCACACCCGGACGGTACGCGCCCGGCGGGAGGTCATCGTCTCCTGCGGCGCCATCGACACGCCGAAGCTCCTGATGCTGTCGGGCATCGGGCCCGCCGAGCAGCTGCGGGAGGTGGGCGTGGACGTGGTCGTGGACTCGGCGGGCGTCGGCGAGAACCTCCAGGACCACCCCGAGGGCGTCATCATGTGGGAGGCCAAGCAGCCGATGACCACCACGTCCAGCCAGTGGTGGGAGGCGGGCATCTTCTACGACACCGAACCGGGCCTGGACCGGCCGGATCTGATGTTCCACTACGGGTCCGTGCCGTTCGACATGAACACCGCCAGGCATGGTTACCCCACGTCCGAGAACGCGTTCTGTCTGACGCCGAACGTGACGCGGGCCAAGTCCCGGGGGACCGTGCGGTTGCGTACCAGGGACTATCGGGACAAGCCGAAGGTGGACCCTCAGTACTTCAGCCACGAGCACGATGTGCGGGTGATGACGTACGGGCTCCGGCTCGCCCGGCAGATCGCCGCGCAGCCGGCCCTCGCCAAGTGGGCGGGGGCCGAGCTGGCGCCCGGGCCGGGCGTCCGGTCGGACGAGGAGTTGCTCGACTACATCCACAAGACGCACAACACCGTCTATCACCCGGCCTGCACGGTGAAGATGGGCGCCGACGACGACCCCGCAGCCCCGCTGGACGCGCGGCTGCGGGTGAAGGGGGTCGAGGGGCTGCGAGTGGCTGACGGGTCGGTGATGCCGGATCTCGTCACCGTCAACCCTTGCATCACGACGATGATGATCGGCGAGAAGTGCGCGGATCTCTTGAGGGCCGGCGCCTAA